A region from the Rhodamnia argentea isolate NSW1041297 chromosome 7, ASM2092103v1, whole genome shotgun sequence genome encodes:
- the LOC115737766 gene encoding F-box protein At3g58530 isoform X2 yields MEAEAEAEAELAWSRETIPRVMKIVCARLPQRDLVSLLLVSPWLHRSLVSYPSLWLVLDLREMTNAGNRLLDALSLARYGQVKRINLEFAQDIDDKHLETLKNKYSESLKSLESLNLNGCQKISDKGIAAVTSCCPNLKVLSIYWNVRVTDIGIKHLVENCRHLVDLNLSGCKNITDESLELVADSYKELQSLNITRCVKLTDIGLQQILFKCSSLQNLNIYALSSLTDNTYKNISSLSYLKYLDLCGAQNLSDDALSCIAKCRNLAALNLTWCVRITDKGVMAVAKGCLSLEFLSVFWLWV; encoded by the exons ATGGAAGCCGAAGCCGAAGCCGAAGCAGAGCTCGCATGGAGCAGAGAGACGATTCCCAGAGTCATGAAGATCGTCTGCGCCAGGCTCCCCCAGCGAGACCTCGTCTCTCTCCTGCTAGTCAGTCCCTGGCTTCACCGCTCTCTCGTCTCGTATCCCTCGCTTTGGCTG GTTCTTGATTTGCGCGAGATGACCAATGCGGGGAATCGGCTCCTGGACGCTCTTTCGCTG GCGAGATATGGCCAGGTGAAGCGAATTAACCTGGAATTCGCTCAAGATATCGACGACAAACACTTGGAGACCCTCAAGAACAAG TATTCTgaatctctcaaaagcttgGAGAGTTTAAATCTCAATGGTTGCCAAAAGATCTCTGATAAGGGAATTGCAGCTGTGACCAGTTGTTGTCCAAATCTCAAGGTCCTTTCTATTTATTGGAATGTTCG AGTGACGGATATAGGCATAAAGCATCTGGTTGAGAACTGCAGACATTTAGTTGATTTAAACTTAAGTGGCTGTAAG AATATTACAGATGAGAGCTTGGAGTTAGTTGCTGACAGTTATAAAGAATTACAGTCACTAAACATTACTCG GTGCGTCAAGCTGACAGATATTGGCTTGCAGCAAATACTGTTCAAGTGCTCTTCTCTCCAGAATCTGAACATTTATGCCCTTTCTAG TCTCACAGATAATACATACAAAAATATCTCCTCTCTTTCCTATCTGAAGTACTTGGATCTTTGTGGAGCCCAG AACCTATCAGATGATGCACTTTCCTGTATAGCCAAATGCAGAAATCTCGCGGCCCTGAATTTGACGTG GTGTGTACGTATTACCGACAAGGGGGTCATGGCAGTTGCTAAAGGCTGCCTCTCTCTCGAGTTCcttag TGTCTTTTGGCTTTGGGTATGA
- the LOC125315973 gene encoding putative disease resistance protein RGA4, with product MGDPFGITQEVLGKLRSLAIQEAVAIYGVEDQFSELRETLTAIKAVLSDAEEQQTKKHSLQVWLDRLQDVLYDAEDVLDELECEALRKKVISRYRGIKEKVYRFLSLSNPLIFRVKISHKIKAIRERLSRISADKDQFNLLRSADNSEAHMPLREITDPFVRKSNIVGRDSDKEMIIEMLLPSVDDKNISVIPIVGIGGLGKTTLAKIVYDDDRLQTHLLDIIKDKKYLLVLDDVWSNDHRKWKKLRDLLREGASESKIIVTTRSSEVASIMGTHPAHNLKGLSHEDSMALLKKCAFDEKETQPRSDLLEIGKDIVAKCQGVPLLVETLGSLLNSKDGVGDWIRIRDSETWELAEAKEDILPVLKLSYVHLPSHLKQCFPILSLFPRGVQFQAWHLIGLWMALGLISSKSEKLAPEDIGVEYVKELRRRSLIQNVEEQGTILQRFQKKFDAFRSLTVH from the exons ATGGGAGACCCCTTTGGCATCACACAGGAGGTGCTTGGGAAGCTAAGATCCCTCGCCATCCAAGAAGCAGTTGCGATTTATGGTGTCGAGGACCAGTTCAGCGAGCTTAGAGAGACGTTGACTGCCATCAAGGCGGTGTTGTCAGATGCGGAGGAGCAGCAGACGAAGAAGCACAGCCTGCAAGTGTGGCTGGATCGGCTTCAAGATGTATTGTACGATGCGGAGGATGTGCTCGATGAACTCGAGTGCGAAGCCTTACGAAAGAAGGTGATAAGTCGCTATAGGGGTATCAAAGAGAAGGTATATCGCTTCCTTTCCCTCTCTAATCCACTCATATTTCGTGTGAAAATCAGTCATAAAATCAAGGCGATTCGGGAGAGATTATCCAGAATTTCTGCCGATAAAGATCAATTCAATCTTTTGCGGAGTGCTGACAATAGTGAGGCGCATATGCCACTACGAGAGATCACTGACCCGTTTGTAAGGAAGTCGAATATCGTCGGAAGAGATAGTGATAAAGAAATGATAATTGAGATGTTGTTGCCTTCGGTAGATGACAAAAACATCTCGGTGATTCCCATTGTCGGAATAGGAGGTTTGGGCAAGACGACCCTAGCAAAAATAGTTTACGATGACGACAGG TTGCAAACTCATTTGCTAGACATAATCAAAGACAAGAAATATCTACTTGTCTTGGATGATGTATGGAGCAATGACCAcaggaaatggaaaaaattgagagatttgCTTCGTGAAGGAGCTAGTGAAAGCAAGATAATTGTGACAACACGTAGTTCAGAAGTTGCTTCCATAATGGGTACCCATCCAGCCCACAATCTAAAAGGTCTTTCTCATGAAGACTCCATGGCCTTGTTGAAAAAATGTGCCTTTGACGAAAAAGAAACGCAACCACGTTCCGATCTCCTTGAGATTGGAAAAGACATTGTCGCAAAATGTCAAGGAGTTCCTCTCCTTGTGGAAACTCTGGGGAGCCTACTGAATTCAAAGGATGGTGTTGGGGATTGGATTCGTATAAGGGATAGTGAAACATGGGAGTTAGCAGAAGCGAAAGAGGATATTTTGCCGGTTCTTAAGCTTAGCTATGTTCATTTACCATCTCACTTAAAGCAATGTTTTCCTATCTTGTCACTTTTCCCCAGAGGAGTTCAATTCCAGGCCTGGCATTTGATTGGGCTATGGATGGCTTTAGGACTCATTAGTTCAAAAAGCGAAAAACTAGCACCGGAAGACATTGGTGTTGAGTATGTCAAAGAGTTGCGGAGGAGATCTTTGATCCAAAATGTTGAGGAGCAAGGAACA ATACTCCAGAGATTTCAGAAAAAGTTCGATGCATTTCGCTCCCTAACGGTTCATTAG
- the LOC115737764 gene encoding protein WHAT'S THIS FACTOR 9, mitochondrial, with the protein MSFGTKASLFPALHQSLLHQHHQCRLITKVRLKWVKNRSLDHVIDTETDLKAACLLKDAINRSSTGFLTAKSVADWQKALGLTIPVLRFLRRYPTLFQEFPHARYANLPCFKLTDTALLLDSQEKKIHQNYERDTVERLSKVLMMMKTKTVPLQSLIPLKWDLGLPDNFMKTLIPNYPDHFRFIKAPSGDAYLKLVNWPESYAVSALEKRYEGKDVGDEYRQFKRGQTALAFPMNFPRGYGAQTKVKAWMEEFQKLPYISPYEDSRHIDPSSDLMEKRVVGVLHEILSLTIHKKTKRNYLRSLREELNLPHKFTRIFTRYPGIFYLSLKCKTTTVAIREGYRRGKLVDPHPLVRLREKFYHVMRTGLIYRGKGLDMIPQEDILLDDVEDETEQEQSEEEELGINEGCSEETSEMDGETDGQE; encoded by the exons ATGAGCTTCGGGACCAAAGCTAGTCTCTTCCCTGCGCTACACCAGTCGCTTCTTCACCAGCATCACCAGTGCCGGCTCATAACCAAGGTCCGTCTCAAATGGGTCAAGAATCGGAGCCTCGACCACGTCATCGACACCGAGACCGACCTCAAGGCCGCTTGCCTTCTCAAGGACGCCATCAACCGATCCTCCACCGGGTTCCTGACCGCGAAGTCGGTCGCCGATTGGCAGAAGGCACTCGGCCTCACCATCCCTGTTCTCAGATTTTTGCGCAG GTATCCTACGCTCTTTCAAGAATTCCCGCATGCCCGATACGCAAATTTGCCTTGTTTTAAGTTGACAGACACTGCTCTGCTGTTGGACTCACAGGAGAAAAAGATACACCAGAACTATGAACGTGATACTGTAGAGAGGCTCTCTAAAGTGCTCATGATGATGAAGACTAAGACTGTGCCATTGCAATCCTTGATTCCCTTGAAATGGGATCTGGGTttgccagataatttcatgaaaacgTTGATTCCAAATTACCCCGATCATTTTCGATTCATTAAAGCTCCGAGTGGTGATGCGTACCTGAAACTCGTGAATTGGCCTGAGAGTTATGCGGTCTCAGCATTGGAGAAGAGATATGAGGGTAAAGACGTAGGCGATGAATATAGGCAGTTTAAGAGGGGACAAACAGCCCTGGCATTTCCCATGAATTTTCCAAGGGGATATGGTGCACAGACAAAGGTAAAAGCATGGATGGAGGAGTTCCAGAAATTGCCATATATTTCTCCATATGAAGATTCTAGGCATATTGACCCGAGCAGTGATCTCATGGAGAAGCGAGTTGTTGGGGTTTTGCATGAGATCTTGAGCTTGACCATCCATAAGAAGACTAAGAGGAACTACTTAAGGAGCTTGAGAGAAGAACTAAATCTTCCTCATAAGTTTACACGGATATTTACTCGGTATCCTGGGATATTCTACCTCTCTTTGAAGTGTAAGACGACTACTGTTGCTATTAGGGAAGGGTACCGGAGGGGTAAATTGGTGGATCCACATCCCCTTGTCCGCCTAAGGGAGAAGTTTTACCATGTGATGAGAACTGGGCTGATTTACCGGGGTAAAGGGCTAGATATGATACCCCAGGAAGACATTTTGCTTGATGATGTGGAGGATGAGACAGAGCAAGAGCAGTCAGAGGAGGAAGAACTTGGTATAAATGAAGGGTGCTCCGAGGAAACATCAGAAATGGATGGTGAAACTGATGGCCAAGAATGA
- the LOC115737766 gene encoding F-box protein At3g58530 isoform X1: protein MEAEAEAEAELAWSRETIPRVMKIVCARLPQRDLVSLLLVSPWLHRSLVSYPSLWLVLDLREMTNAGNRLLDALSLARYGQVKRINLEFAQDIDDKHLETLKNKYSESLKSLESLNLNGCQKISDKGIAAVTSCCPNLKVLSIYWNVRVTDIGIKHLVENCRHLVDLNLSGCKNITDESLELVADSYKELQSLNITRCVKLTDIGLQQILFKCSSLQNLNIYALSSLTDNTYKNISSLSYLKYLDLCGAQNLSDDALSCIAKCRNLAALNLTWCVRITDKGVMAVAKGCLSLEFLSLFGIVGVTDKCLEALSTTCSSTLTTLDVNGCVGIKRRSREDLLKLFPHLKCFKVHS from the exons ATGGAAGCCGAAGCCGAAGCCGAAGCAGAGCTCGCATGGAGCAGAGAGACGATTCCCAGAGTCATGAAGATCGTCTGCGCCAGGCTCCCCCAGCGAGACCTCGTCTCTCTCCTGCTAGTCAGTCCCTGGCTTCACCGCTCTCTCGTCTCGTATCCCTCGCTTTGGCTG GTTCTTGATTTGCGCGAGATGACCAATGCGGGGAATCGGCTCCTGGACGCTCTTTCGCTG GCGAGATATGGCCAGGTGAAGCGAATTAACCTGGAATTCGCTCAAGATATCGACGACAAACACTTGGAGACCCTCAAGAACAAG TATTCTgaatctctcaaaagcttgGAGAGTTTAAATCTCAATGGTTGCCAAAAGATCTCTGATAAGGGAATTGCAGCTGTGACCAGTTGTTGTCCAAATCTCAAGGTCCTTTCTATTTATTGGAATGTTCG AGTGACGGATATAGGCATAAAGCATCTGGTTGAGAACTGCAGACATTTAGTTGATTTAAACTTAAGTGGCTGTAAG AATATTACAGATGAGAGCTTGGAGTTAGTTGCTGACAGTTATAAAGAATTACAGTCACTAAACATTACTCG GTGCGTCAAGCTGACAGATATTGGCTTGCAGCAAATACTGTTCAAGTGCTCTTCTCTCCAGAATCTGAACATTTATGCCCTTTCTAG TCTCACAGATAATACATACAAAAATATCTCCTCTCTTTCCTATCTGAAGTACTTGGATCTTTGTGGAGCCCAG AACCTATCAGATGATGCACTTTCCTGTATAGCCAAATGCAGAAATCTCGCGGCCCTGAATTTGACGTG GTGTGTACGTATTACCGACAAGGGGGTCATGGCAGTTGCTAAAGGCTGCCTCTCTCTCGAGTTCcttag CTTGTTTGGGATAGTTGGGGTGACAGATAAATGCCTTGAAGCCCTTTCAACGACCTGCTCAAGCACACTCACTACACTTGACGTGAATGGCTGTGTCGGCATTAAG AGACGAAGCCGTGAAGACTTGCTCAAATTGTTTCCACACCTCAAATGTTTTAAGGTTCACAGCTGA
- the LOC115737762 gene encoding DEAD-box ATP-dependent RNA helicase 37-like: protein MATSWADSVAASEKVETQFSSEQAYQPRLARPTYVPPHLRSRPPSSGSPAPPSAATPAANDRGSYGGPPAGARSAGGFRPDVGRSGYVAAGGWNGRSGGWDRGRDREVNPFPDTDGTEQGLIEQENAVINFDAYEDIPVEATGDNVPPPANTFAEIDLGDALNLNIQRCKYVRPTPIQRHAIPISLAGRDLMACAQTGSGKTAAFCFPIISGIMYGQYVQRPRGRTAYPLALILSPTRELSIQIHEEARKFSYQTGVKVVVAYGGAPINQQLRELERGVDILVATPGRLVDMLERARVSLQMIKYLALDEADRMLDMGFEPQIRKIVEQMGMPTRGLRQTMLFSATFPKEIQRLASDFLSNYIYLTVGRVGSSTDLIVQRVEYVNESDKRSHLMDLLHAQRENGVHGKHALTLVFVETKRGADSLENWLYANGFPATSIHGDRSQQERELALRSFKSGRTPILVATDVAARGLDIPHVAHVVNFDLPNDIDDYVHRIGRTGRAGKTGLATAFFNENNSSLARPLAELMQEANQEVPVWLPRYASRSHGGGRNRRSGGSRFGGRDFRRESSFNRGTDYYGGGYNSTGHGISAGYGAYGVYGAGVTSAWE, encoded by the exons ATGGCAACATCGTGGGCTGATTCTGTTGCTGCATCGGAGAAGGTGGAGACTCAATTTTCCTCCGAGCAAGCTTACCAACCGCGTCTGGCGAGACCAACATACGTTCCTCCCCACCTCCGCAGTAGGCCGCCGTCCTCTGGTTCTCCTGCTCCACCGAGTGCCGCCACACCCGCTGCGAACGATCGCGGCAGTTATGGTGGGCCTCCTGCTGGAGCCCGATCGGCTGGTGGGTTTAGACCTGATGTTGGGCGCAGTGGCTATGTTGCTGCAGGTGGTTGGAATGGAAGAAGTGGAGGTTGGGACCGTGGAAGAGATCGCGAGGTGAATCCTTTCCCAGACACGGATGGAACGGAACAGGGGTTAATTGAGCAAGAAAATGCGGTGATCAATTTCGATGCTTATGAGGACATTCCTGTGGAGGCCACTGGGGATAACGTGCCTCCTCCTGCGAATACCTTTGCAGAGATAGACTTAGGAGACGCATTGAATTTGAATATTCAGAGATGCAAGTACGTGAGACCGACGCCGATTCAACGCCATGCAATTCCGATTTCTCTCGCAGGACGGGATCTGATGGCATGTGCTCAGACAGGGTCTGGGAAGACTGCAGCTTTCTGCTTTCCGATAATTAGTGGAATTATGTATGGGCAGTATGTGCAGAGACCACGCGGTAGAACTGCTTATCCTCTTGCTCTGATTCTTTCCCCTACTAGGGAGCTCTCTATTCAG ATTCATGAGGAAGCAAGGAAGTTTTCATATCAGACTGGTGTCAAGGTTGTAGTTGCTTATGGAGGGGCTCCAATCAATCAACAG TTACGCGAACTTGAAAGGGGAGTTGAtattctggttgcaactccaggAAGATTGGTTGATATGCTTGAAAGAGCCCGAGTATCTCTGCAGATGATTAAATATTTGGCTCTTGATGAGGCAGATCGAATGTTAGACATGGGTTTTGAACCTCAGATAAGGAAAATTGTGGAACAGATGGGAATGCCTACACGTGGTTTGAGGCAGACAATGCTGTTTAGTGCCACTTTCCCAAAAGAGATTCAG AGGCTTGCTTCTGATTTCCTTTCAAACTACATATACTTGACTGTTGGAAGGGTCGGCTCTAGTACTGATTTGATTGTTCAAAGAGTTGAGTATGTCAATGAGTCTGACAAGAGGAGCCATCTTATGGACCTTCTCCATGCGCAAAGAGAAAATGGGGTTCATGGAAAG CATGCTTTGACATTGGTTTTTGTGGAGACTAAGAGGGGAGCAGATTCCTTAGAAAACTGGTTATATGCAAACGGGTTTCCTGCTACTAGCATCCATGGGGATAGATCCCAGCAA GAAAGAGAACTGGCATTGCGATCATTCAAGAGTGGAAGAACTCCAATCCTAGTTGCAACTGATGTTGCAGCGCGTGGTCTTGACATCCCTCATGTTGCTCATGTGGTCAACTTTGATCTTCCCAATGACATTGATGATTACGTCCACCGGATAGGACGGACAGGGCGAGCTGGCAAAACAGGACTAGCAACAGCCTTCTTTAACGAGAACAACTCATCGCTGGCAAGGCCACTAGCTGAATTGATGCAAGAGGCAAATCAGGAAGTGCCTGTTTGGCTCCCGCGCTACGCATCAAGGTCACATGGTGGTGGCAGAAATAGGCGATCCGGAGGAAGTCGATTTGGTGGGCGCGATTTCAGACGGGAAAGCTCATTCAATAGAGGTACAGATTACTACGGTGGAGGGTATAATAGCACTGGACATGGTATTTCTGCTGGTTATGGTGCATATGGAGTGTATGGTGCAGGGGTCACCAGCGCTTGGGAGTAG